In the genome of Thermodesulfobacteriota bacterium, the window AGGCCCATGATGGGGTTGATCAAATAACATCCGGGACTCACCAGAGATTTATAGTTAACGCTGAGAAATTTATACAAAAAGCTAACGAAAAGGCAGAGGCGGCAAAATAATATATGGCTGATCTATCCTCTGTAAAAGCGCTAACATTTGACGTCTTCGGCACAGTTGTCGACTACCGAAGCTCAATAATTGCAGAACTCAAAGAGCTAGGAAATACAAAGGGCATTGACGCC includes:
- a CDS encoding haloacid dehalogenase type II, which translates into the protein MADLSSVKALTFDVFGTVVDYRSSIIAELKELGNTKGIDA